From the genome of Metarhizium brunneum chromosome 4, complete sequence, one region includes:
- the pld_1 gene encoding Phospholipase D codes for MTKAPSTMERLLKSHSSLILIIVLTLFCTITLLHLLTVVEFFHQAGAQPNDGAARPRPVYAVAHRVLTTQQVAEALRQGANALEIDVTAWKEGWFGDHDGVWENIGDSVETLFRAAAKAREAGSNLTFVWLDIKDPDWCDPHDEDWRHCSVAALQEQARQILEPAGVRVLYGFADDTAWGVGYDFISRHINKNEALNLDGKGQDLQERFRNANMTETARRVLSYGASSVTWDFGNCYEDGVYTCTVLRQAMESGNFGRVFAWTLHGGERRSVVDFLFGNAGVDGIIYGSENDPFRDNLDTRAIYQDIREWVDRNGHGRYWAAANDSPW; via the coding sequence ATGACCAAAGCTCCAAGTACAATGGAGCGGCTGCTAAAGTCGCATTCTTCGCttatcctcatcatcgtcttgacACTTTTCTGCACCATTACGCTCCTGCATCTCCTTACCGTCGTCGAGTTTTTCCACCAGGCCGGCGCGCAGCCCAACGACGGCGCCGCGCGTCCTCGCCCAGTCTACGCAGTTGCCCACCGCGTGTTGACGACACAGCAAGTCGCGGAGGCGCTACGTCAGGGCGCAAATGCGCTCGAGATTGACGTCACGGCCTGGAAGGAAGGATGGTTCGGGGATCATGACGGCGTCTGGGAAAATATAGGCGACTCCGTCGAAACGCTCTTCCGAGCCGCTGCCAAGGCCCGGGAAGCCGGGAGCAACCTCACCTTCGTCTGGCTGGACATCAAAGACCCGGACTGGTGCGATCCGCATGACGAGGACTGGCGACACTGCTCGGTGGCCGCTCTGCAGGAACAAGCACGCCAAATATTGGAGCCGGCGGGTGTTCGTGTGCTGTACGGCTTTGCCGACGATACCGCCTGGGGTGTTGGGTACGACTTTATCTCGCGCCACATCAACAAGAACGAAGCTCTCAACTTGGATGGCAAGGGACAAGACCTCCAGGAGCGTTTTCGTAACGCCAATATGACGGAAACTGCACGACGGGTACTATCGTACGGGGCTTCGTCGGTAACGTGGGACTTTGGAAACTGCTACGAAGACGGCGTTTATACGTGCACGGTTCTTCGCCAAGCCATGGAGTCGGGAAACTTTGGGCGCGTCTTCGCCTGGACGCTCCACGGAGGGGAGAGAAGAAGCGTGGTCGACTTTTTGTTTGGGAATGCCGGCGTCGATGGAATTATATATGGATCTGAAAATGACCCATTTCGAGACAACTTGGATACTCGCGCCATCTATCAAGATATCAGAGAATGGGTGGATAGGAATGGCCATGGGCGATATTGGGCAGCGGCAAATGATAGTCCGTGGTAA
- the SAT4_4 gene encoding Satratoxin biosynthesis SC1 cluster protein 4, protein MNMTQTLCNRPMRDKAATYQIVSNTLVIIAALFIVQRFAYKFYARLELGLDDWCTLLTLVAGIPSTVINAHFLTVNGIGRDIWTLTPEQITQFSLYFYMDEIIYLAEVSLAKLALLFFYMRIFPSRNVQRLLWGTIAFDIAFGLAFVLVAIFQCKPVNYFWVMWDGEHKGQCLNINAITWSNAIISISMDVWMLAIPLWQLRSLRLGWKKKAGVAAMFSVGAFVTIVSILRLRSLIAFSYSTENPTWDFFDVGIWSDIEINVSMICVCLPSFRLLLVRLFPRLRETTQQYYADRRTGDKMHNTRSRGGGGDSQSGRDGNAAGEGGNGIWYQKSFTVKYVETDELQLVSVRDRDNRDRASAKSESSLS, encoded by the exons ATGAACATGACACAGACGTTGTGTAATCGACCGATGCGAGACAAGGCCGCAACATACCAGATTGTCAGCAATACGCTCGTCATCATAGCCGCCTTGTTCATTGTGCAACGGTTTGCATACAAATTCTACGCGCGCCTTGAGCTGGGCCTCGACGACTGGTGTACTCTGCTCACTCTGGTGGCGGGCATTCCGAGTACCGTGATTAACGCTCATTTCCTCACCGTCAATGGCATCGGCCGGGATATCTGGACCCTGACGCCGGAGCAAATCACCCAGTTTAGCCTGTACTTTTACATGGACGAAATCATTTACCTGGCCGAAGTGTCGCTTGCCAAGCTCGCACTGCTCTTCTTCTACATGCGCATCTTCCCGAGCAGAAATGTCCAACGCTTGCTCTGGGGCACCATTGCTTTCGacattgcctttggcctGGCTTTTGTCCTGGTTGCTATTTTCCAGTGCAAGCCCGTCAACTACTTCTGGGTCATGTGGGACGGCGAACACAAGGGCCAGTGCCTGAATATAAACGCAATAACCTGGTCGaatgccatcatcagcatATCGATGGATGTTTGGATGCTGGCTATTCCGCTGTGGCAGCTGAGGAGTCTCCGGCTAGGATGGAAAAAGAAGGCTGGAGTGGCCGCCATGTTTTCCGTTGGCGCATT TGTAACGATTGTCAGCATTCTGCGCCTGAGATCACTCATCGCCTTCTCCTATAGCACCGAAAATCCAACCTGGGACTTCTTCGATGTTGGTATCTGGTCCGACATTGAGATCAACGTCAGTATGATATGCGTCTGCTTGCCGTCATtccggctgctgctggttcgATTATTTCCTCGGCTCAGAGAGACGACCCAGCAATATTATGCCGACAGAAGAACAGGCGACAAGATGCACAACACGAGGTCTCGGGGAGGGGGCGGCGACTCCCAAAGTGGAAGAGATGGCAACGCAGCCGGCGAGGGTGGCAATGGGATATGGTACCAGAAGTCTTTCACAGTCAAATATGTTGAAACAGACGAGTTGCAACTTGTCTCTGTTCGCGACCGAGACAACCGAGACAGAGCAAGCGCCAAGTCGGAGTCGTCTTTGAGCTAA